From Shewanella yunxiaonensis, the proteins below share one genomic window:
- a CDS encoding anti-phage dCTP deaminase, with translation MSTTNTVTNLVPSITPQNTTRHIQNRRSQELVIGLCGAIGSGVKALNETLTSVLQSSGYLVHHIRVSKLISDIVGGNLADLKRYDRYNKLQDAGDTLRKQYSNTFLAEVAINQITVFRDKHFGSQEENGEIVKTDKKVAYIIDQLKHPQEIGLLKTVYSNNFYQIGLIRTEKERKLNLSDEQIDAAQIDELIRRDRKDDNPHGQQVEKSLYSADYFIRNISNQSKLMETSVKRFVNLIHGQVGNTPTYDEIGLFTAYSSALKSACLSRQVGAAIMDDSGEVLSTGCNDVPKFKGGLYDANSETDFRCIYQKRCSNDKHKDILQSEIEKVLLENKIPTQTAKDLASKIMLDTKAKSIIEYSRAIHAEMDAITTLARSPSTSTTNTTLYCTTYPCHNCARHIVASGIKRVVYIEPYEKSLAIQLHSDAITDSKEPNKVSFEPFEGVSPNRYQSFFKFNNKRKDESGRAIEFNIIESHHVDPQYLDSYHDYEYRIAEIVNKKLNPQQE, from the coding sequence ATGTCAACAACCAACACAGTTACAAATTTAGTTCCCTCAATTACTCCACAGAATACAACAAGACACATTCAGAATCGAAGATCTCAAGAACTTGTAATAGGTTTATGTGGGGCAATAGGCTCTGGTGTCAAAGCTCTAAATGAAACTTTAACTAGCGTTTTGCAATCTTCTGGCTATTTGGTTCATCACATAAGAGTGAGTAAACTAATTAGTGATATTGTTGGTGGAAACCTCGCAGATTTAAAAAGATATGATCGTTACAATAAGTTACAAGACGCAGGTGACACGTTAAGAAAGCAATATTCAAATACTTTTCTTGCTGAAGTTGCAATAAATCAAATAACTGTATTTAGAGATAAGCATTTTGGTTCTCAAGAGGAAAATGGAGAGATCGTTAAAACAGATAAAAAAGTAGCCTATATAATAGACCAATTAAAACACCCTCAAGAGATTGGATTATTAAAAACAGTTTATTCAAACAACTTTTATCAGATCGGACTTATTAGAACCGAGAAAGAGCGAAAGCTTAATTTAAGTGATGAACAAATTGATGCGGCGCAAATAGATGAACTAATCAGAAGAGATCGAAAAGATGATAACCCACATGGGCAACAAGTGGAAAAATCTCTTTATAGTGCAGACTATTTTATTCGAAATATTTCAAATCAAAGCAAACTCATGGAAACATCTGTAAAAAGATTTGTTAACTTAATTCATGGACAGGTTGGGAATACACCAACATATGATGAAATAGGTCTATTTACTGCATATTCATCAGCTTTAAAATCAGCCTGTCTATCTAGGCAAGTAGGTGCTGCAATTATGGATGATTCAGGAGAAGTACTGTCTACAGGTTGCAATGATGTTCCTAAATTTAAAGGAGGTCTATATGATGCTAACTCAGAAACAGACTTCAGATGCATTTACCAAAAAAGGTGCTCTAATGATAAGCATAAAGATATTCTTCAGTCAGAAATTGAAAAAGTATTACTAGAAAATAAAATTCCGACTCAGACAGCAAAAGATTTGGCATCTAAAATAATGCTAGACACAAAAGCTAAATCTATCATTGAATATTCTAGAGCTATACATGCAGAAATGGATGCAATTACGACTTTAGCAAGGTCACCATCTACATCCACTACCAATACTACATTATATTGTACAACTTATCCTTGTCATAATTGTGCAAGACACATTGTTGCATCTGGAATAAAAAGAGTTGTATATATTGAACCTTATGAAAAAAGTTTAGCTATTCAACTTCATAGTGATGCGATCACTGATAGCAAAGAACCAAACAAGGTTTCATTCGAACCTTTTGAAGGAGTATCCCCTAATAGATATCAATCATTTTTCAAGTTTAATAACAAAAGAAAGGACGAGTCAGGAAGAGCTATAGAGTTCAACATTATCGAAAGTCATCATGTAGATCCACAATATCTAGATAGTTATCATGATTATGAATATCGAATTGCTGAAATAGTTAATAAAAAACTAAATCCTCAACAAGAATAA
- a CDS encoding coproporphyrinogen III oxidase family protein, with amino-acid sequence MSSVIQTLDQQLVSSYQSNITVPNWMLRAMEGVMHYYVDKNLRLDTISADIMPAPVEGKKYMLYAHVPFCHTLCSYCTFHRFLFKEDKARRYFVALRKEMEMVKALGYDFESMYIGGGTTTVLEDELARTIEHAKTLFPSIKEVSCESDPQHLDSPGFKQLKGLVDRMSIGVQSFNDDILRMTERLEKFGSGQETFDKIMAAKELFPIINVDLIFGFRGQTDEVIQHDLDMASRLDPRQITTYPLMVTHQTRKSVKATLAAPHADMANQYRMILNTLVGQYNQLSAWAFGKANNEGFDEYVIDYDEYLGVGSGSFSFLNDTLYVNTFSLRNYEERIKNGKMGVEQQKNYSQKDVMQYRFLLGMFSGRLSRKYFRDTFGVNLDTALLKEMTSMKLIGALKNDPENPEELIVTDNGKMMGLLMMKEFYSGMDNVRAQLRKPLKPCDM; translated from the coding sequence ATGTCATCTGTTATCCAAACTCTCGATCAACAACTGGTATCAAGCTACCAATCCAATATCACAGTACCTAACTGGATGCTGCGGGCGATGGAAGGGGTGATGCACTACTACGTTGATAAGAATCTGAGACTGGATACTATCTCCGCCGATATCATGCCGGCGCCGGTAGAGGGCAAAAAGTACATGCTGTACGCCCATGTGCCGTTCTGTCATACCCTGTGCTCATACTGCACTTTCCACCGTTTCCTGTTTAAGGAAGACAAAGCCCGTCGCTATTTTGTGGCGTTGCGTAAAGAGATGGAAATGGTCAAAGCCTTGGGTTATGACTTTGAGTCCATGTATATCGGTGGCGGTACCACCACAGTGCTGGAAGATGAACTGGCGCGTACCATTGAGCACGCCAAGACGCTGTTCCCGTCCATTAAGGAAGTTTCCTGCGAATCCGATCCACAACATCTGGATAGCCCTGGTTTCAAACAGTTGAAAGGGCTGGTGGACCGTATGTCCATTGGCGTACAGAGCTTTAATGACGATATTCTGCGGATGACCGAACGTCTGGAAAAATTCGGTTCTGGTCAGGAAACTTTCGATAAGATCATGGCCGCCAAAGAGCTGTTCCCGATCATCAACGTTGACCTGATCTTTGGCTTCCGCGGGCAGACTGATGAAGTGATCCAGCATGATCTGGATATGGCGTCCCGTCTTGACCCTCGGCAGATCACCACTTATCCGCTGATGGTCACTCACCAGACGCGCAAGAGTGTAAAAGCCACGCTGGCTGCTCCGCATGCCGACATGGCGAACCAGTACCGGATGATCCTCAATACCCTGGTCGGTCAATATAATCAGCTCTCAGCCTGGGCCTTCGGTAAAGCCAACAATGAAGGCTTTGATGAATATGTGATTGATTACGATGAATATCTTGGCGTGGGTTCCGGTTCCTTCAGTTTCCTCAATGACACCCTGTACGTGAATACCTTCTCGCTGCGTAATTATGAAGAACGGATCAAGAACGGCAAAATGGGGGTTGAGCAGCAAAAGAATTACAGCCAAAAAGATGTGATGCAGTATCGCTTCCTGTTGGGGATGTTTTCTGGCCGTCTGTCGCGTAAATACTTCCGTGACACCTTTGGCGTTAACCTGGATACCGCGCTGCTGAAAGAGATGACCTCAATGAAATTGATTGGGGCGTTGAAGAATGATCCCGAAAATCCAGAAGAGCTGATCGTCACCGACAACGGCAAGATGATGGGGCTGTTGATGATGAAAGAATTCTACTCCGGCATGGATAACGTACGGGCACAGCTGCGTAAGCCACTGAAACCTTGTGATATGTAA
- a CDS encoding formate dehydrogenase subunit gamma gives MNKWFKQLGLAAALLFSTVSFAAETPAPAAQPEAVVAAVQAQQSEYSQLWTELKNGATGYTTSQSQFHNQPINSYDLRVLELRSGWLAPGLMLALFGMIIIFALFIMVNGISKLHHGFSGKMVHRWSKLDISIHWLGAIPCLTLILTGLTLLAGRFFLQPVVSEGFWAGVVYFAKQVHNVMAIPFMFGWLLMTLMWAKNQMPKMYDLKWFLVVGGYINFGPFKGKHPDSGFANAGEKMWFWTFALFGLVISASGMLLLFPNLFEPSRTLSLISLILHAISAIIICAFSIVHIFMATVMSEGGMECMISGYCDENWATQHHNLWFDEIKANGSLKYRES, from the coding sequence ATGAACAAATGGTTCAAACAACTGGGTTTAGCCGCTGCGCTGCTGTTTAGCACAGTGAGCTTTGCCGCTGAGACCCCGGCCCCTGCAGCACAACCAGAAGCGGTAGTGGCTGCGGTGCAGGCTCAGCAATCGGAGTATTCACAGCTGTGGACCGAACTTAAAAACGGCGCTACCGGGTATACCACCTCCCAGAGCCAGTTTCATAACCAGCCGATCAATAGCTATGATCTGCGGGTACTGGAATTGCGCAGTGGCTGGTTGGCTCCAGGTCTGATGCTGGCACTGTTCGGCATGATCATCATTTTTGCCTTATTTATCATGGTTAACGGTATTTCCAAACTGCACCATGGTTTCTCCGGCAAGATGGTCCATCGCTGGTCAAAACTGGATATCTCTATCCACTGGTTAGGGGCGATTCCTTGCCTGACCTTGATCCTCACAGGCTTAACTCTGCTGGCAGGTCGTTTTTTCCTGCAGCCGGTGGTGAGTGAAGGGTTCTGGGCTGGCGTGGTGTATTTTGCCAAGCAAGTGCACAACGTTATGGCAATCCCGTTCATGTTCGGCTGGTTGCTGATGACCCTGATGTGGGCGAAAAACCAGATGCCGAAGATGTATGACCTGAAATGGTTCCTGGTGGTGGGTGGTTACATCAACTTCGGACCTTTCAAAGGTAAACATCCGGATTCTGGCTTTGCTAACGCCGGTGAAAAGATGTGGTTCTGGACCTTCGCCTTGTTTGGTCTGGTGATCTCTGCTTCTGGTATGTTGCTGCTGTTCCCGAACCTGTTCGAGCCCAGCCGCACCCTGAGCCTGATCTCCCTGATCCTGCACGCGATCAGCGCTATCATCATTTGCGCGTTCTCTATCGTGCACATCTTCATGGCGACTGTGATGTCAGAAGGTGGTATGGAATGTATGATTTCCGGCTACTGCGATGAGAACTGGGCGACCCAGCATCACAACCTGTGGTTCGATGAAATCAAGGCTAACGGCTCATTGAAATACCGCGAATCCTGA
- the fdh3B gene encoding formate dehydrogenase FDH3 subunit beta → MATMKFLCDTKRCIECNGCVTACKNENDSALEWGIQRRRVVTLHDGQPGEASISVACMHCSDAPCMAVCPADCFYRTENGVVLHNKDKCIGCGYCLYACPFGAPQFPKKGAFAARGKMDKCTFCSGGPEENFSEAERQKYGSNRIAEGKLPMCAELCATKALLAGDAEVVSGIYRERVAYRGADNSAWK, encoded by the coding sequence ATGGCTACCATGAAATTTTTGTGTGATACCAAACGCTGCATCGAATGTAACGGCTGTGTCACCGCTTGTAAAAACGAAAACGACTCCGCGCTTGAGTGGGGTATTCAACGTCGCCGTGTAGTGACCCTGCACGATGGTCAACCCGGCGAAGCTTCTATCTCTGTTGCCTGTATGCATTGCTCTGATGCGCCATGCATGGCTGTGTGCCCGGCAGATTGCTTCTATCGCACCGAAAATGGTGTGGTGCTGCATAACAAAGACAAGTGTATTGGTTGTGGTTATTGCCTGTACGCTTGTCCGTTCGGTGCGCCACAGTTCCCGAAAAAAGGCGCATTTGCTGCTCGTGGCAAAATGGATAAATGTACTTTCTGCTCTGGCGGCCCAGAAGAGAACTTCTCTGAAGCTGAACGTCAGAAGTACGGTTCTAACCGTATTGCAGAAGGCAAGCTGCCAATGTGTGCTGAATTATGCGCGACCAAGGCGCTGCTCGCCGGTGATGCCGAAGTGGTTTCCGGTATCTACCGTGAGCGTGTGGCCTATCGTGGCGCTGACAACTCAGCCTGGAAGTAA
- a CDS encoding formate dehydrogenase subunit alpha, whose amino-acid sequence MKLTRTSTVAAKADTPTLGISRRQFMKSAGIATGGIAAASFLGTGMMRRAEAKEVPHDAPIEVKRTICSACAVGCGLYAEVQNGVWTGQEPAFDHPFNQGGHCAKGAALREHGHGEKRVKYPMKLVDGKWKRISWETAIEEVGDQMLKIRNESGPDSLYFMGSAKFSNEGCYMYRKFAAMWGTNNVDHSARICHSTTVAGVANTWGYGAQTNSFNDIQNTKAIFFIGSNPAEAHPVAMQHILLAKERNNAKIIVIDPRFSRTAAHADLHVNIRPGTDIPFIYGMLWHIFENGWEDKTFIEQRVFAMDEIRKEAKKFPPAEVANICGISEDSLYKTAKLFADNRPGTVVWCMGGTQHHIGNANTRAYCILQLALGNMGKQGGGTNIFRGHDNVQGATDLGLLFDTLPGYYGLTTGAWKHWSHVWDLDFDWVKGRFDNGEYLDRVPMNTPGIPCSRWHDGVLEGKAKLAQRDNIRMAFFWGQSVNTETRQRDVRDALDKMDTIVVVDPTPTMAGVMHRRKNGVYLLPACTQFESRGSLSNSGRSIQWREQVIEPLFESKNDLEIMYLLSKKLGFDKEYTKRMQLDEKGIPLVEDVTREINRGMWTIGMSGQSPERIKAHTQNWGTFSTKTLEAEGGPCKGETYGLPWPCWGAPEQKHPGTQILYNTSKHVLQGGGNFRARYGVEYQGHNILAEGSYSLGSEIQDGYPEFSDKLLKQLGWWDDLTAEEKAEAEGKNWKTDLSGGIQRVAMKHGCIPFGNAKARCIVWTFPDQVPVHREPLYTPRRDLVAKYPTYDDMQVHRLPTLYKSIQQQDMTGKYPLALTSGRLVEYEGGGEESRGNPWLAELQQQMYVEINPADAADRSIRNGDKVWLEGAEGGRVLVQAMVTPRVKQGVTWMPYHFAGVMHGESLEANYPEGTAPYVLGESANTALTYGYDPVTQMQETKASLCQIVKA is encoded by the coding sequence ATGAAGTTAACTCGCACTTCCACCGTCGCCGCTAAGGCCGACACACCAACACTGGGGATTAGTCGTCGTCAGTTTATGAAAAGCGCTGGTATCGCCACCGGCGGTATTGCAGCTGCGTCATTCCTTGGTACCGGCATGATGCGCCGCGCAGAAGCCAAAGAAGTTCCACATGATGCGCCTATTGAAGTAAAACGCACCATCTGTAGCGCTTGCGCCGTAGGTTGTGGTTTATACGCTGAAGTACAAAACGGTGTATGGACTGGTCAGGAACCCGCATTCGATCACCCATTTAACCAAGGCGGCCACTGCGCTAAAGGTGCAGCACTGCGTGAGCACGGTCATGGGGAAAAACGCGTTAAATATCCAATGAAGCTGGTAGACGGCAAGTGGAAACGTATCTCTTGGGAAACCGCCATTGAAGAAGTCGGCGACCAGATGCTGAAGATCCGCAACGAGTCAGGTCCAGATTCTTTGTATTTCATGGGGAGCGCCAAGTTCTCTAACGAAGGCTGCTACATGTACCGTAAATTTGCGGCCATGTGGGGGACTAACAACGTCGATCATTCAGCCCGTATTTGTCACTCTACCACTGTAGCCGGTGTTGCTAACACTTGGGGTTACGGTGCGCAAACCAACTCATTCAACGACATCCAGAATACCAAAGCGATTTTCTTCATCGGTTCAAACCCGGCTGAAGCACATCCTGTGGCAATGCAACATATTCTGCTGGCGAAAGAACGTAACAACGCCAAGATCATCGTGATTGATCCTCGTTTCTCTCGTACTGCAGCACACGCAGATCTGCATGTGAATATTCGTCCAGGTACTGATATTCCATTCATCTACGGCATGTTGTGGCACATTTTTGAAAACGGCTGGGAAGATAAAACCTTCATCGAACAGCGCGTATTCGCCATGGATGAAATCCGTAAAGAAGCCAAGAAGTTCCCACCTGCTGAAGTGGCTAACATCTGTGGTATCAGCGAAGACTCGCTGTATAAAACAGCCAAACTGTTTGCTGATAACCGTCCAGGTACTGTGGTCTGGTGTATGGGGGGGACTCAACACCACATCGGTAACGCCAACACCCGCGCATACTGCATCCTGCAGTTAGCACTCGGTAACATGGGTAAACAGGGCGGCGGTACTAACATTTTCCGTGGCCACGATAACGTACAGGGTGCGACTGACCTTGGTCTGCTGTTCGATACGTTACCGGGTTACTATGGTCTGACTACCGGCGCCTGGAAACACTGGTCTCACGTATGGGATCTGGATTTCGACTGGGTTAAAGGCCGCTTCGATAACGGTGAATACCTTGATCGCGTCCCCATGAATACTCCGGGGATCCCATGTTCTCGTTGGCATGATGGTGTGCTGGAAGGCAAAGCTAAACTGGCACAACGCGACAACATCCGTATGGCATTTTTCTGGGGACAATCCGTCAACACTGAAACTCGTCAACGTGATGTGCGTGATGCATTAGACAAGATGGATACCATCGTCGTCGTTGACCCAACACCAACCATGGCCGGTGTTATGCACCGCCGTAAAAACGGTGTTTACCTGTTACCAGCTTGTACCCAATTTGAATCTCGTGGTTCGCTGTCTAACTCAGGCCGTTCAATACAATGGCGTGAACAGGTCATTGAACCGCTGTTTGAATCCAAAAATGACTTGGAAATCATGTACCTGTTGTCTAAGAAATTAGGCTTTGACAAAGAGTACACCAAGCGTATGCAACTGGATGAGAAAGGCATTCCATTAGTGGAAGACGTGACCCGCGAAATTAACCGCGGCATGTGGACCATTGGTATGAGTGGCCAAAGCCCAGAGCGTATCAAAGCGCACACCCAGAACTGGGGCACTTTCAGCACTAAGACCCTTGAAGCCGAAGGCGGCCCATGCAAAGGCGAAACTTACGGTTTGCCTTGGCCATGTTGGGGCGCACCAGAGCAGAAACATCCTGGTACGCAAATTCTGTACAACACAAGCAAACATGTGTTGCAGGGTGGTGGTAACTTCCGTGCCCGTTACGGCGTGGAATACCAGGGCCACAACATTCTGGCCGAAGGTTCTTACTCCTTGGGTTCAGAAATTCAGGATGGTTACCCTGAATTCTCCGACAAGCTGCTGAAGCAACTTGGCTGGTGGGATGATCTGACTGCTGAAGAAAAAGCCGAAGCCGAAGGCAAAAACTGGAAGACTGACTTGTCTGGCGGTATCCAGCGTGTGGCGATGAAACATGGTTGTATCCCATTTGGTAACGCGAAGGCCCGTTGTATTGTGTGGACCTTCCCTGACCAAGTGCCAGTACACCGCGAACCGCTGTACACACCACGTCGTGATCTGGTTGCAAAATACCCAACTTATGACGACATGCAGGTACATCGCCTACCCACACTGTACAAGTCAATCCAGCAACAGGATATGACTGGCAAATACCCACTGGCACTGACTTCTGGTCGTTTGGTGGAATACGAAGGTGGTGGTGAAGAATCCCGTGGTAACCCATGGTTGGCTGAACTGCAACAGCAGATGTACGTGGAAATTAACCCTGCTGACGCTGCTGATCGTAGCATTCGCAACGGTGACAAAGTATGGCTGGAAGGCGCTGAAGGCGGCCGTGTGCTGGTACAGGCCATGGTGACTCCGCGTGTTAAACAGGGGGTTACCTGGATGCCATACCATTTTGCCGGTGTCATGCATGGTGAAAGTCTGGAAGCGAACTATCCGGAAGGTACTGCACCGTATGTGCTGGGCGAATCTGCCAACACTGCGCTGACCTACGGTTATGACCCTGTGACCCAGATGCAGGAGACCAAAGCGTCCCTGTGCCAGATCGTCAAAGCTTGA
- a CDS encoding twin-arginine translocation signal domain-containing protein: MKEQKPDLQRRSLLKALTIGTAAGVAVAASQVSVAQANESTDNATTHQDGYRETAHIRNYYNSLR; this comes from the coding sequence GTGAAAGAGCAGAAGCCCGATCTGCAACGCAGATCCCTGCTGAAAGCCCTGACCATAGGCACAGCTGCCGGCGTAGCCGTTGCTGCCTCCCAGGTCTCTGTGGCACAGGCAAATGAAAGCACTGATAACGCTACCACCCATCAGGATGGCTATCGTGAAACAGCGCATATCCGTAATTATTACAATAGCCTGCGTTAA
- a CDS encoding formate dehydrogenase subunit gamma codes for MVIKSLRSLFALMLLVCGMGLSATAFAADEQSSQQQATAQTSEADLWRAVRAGDTGTTTAKGVERGVLINVTGEQGREIRNKYVTPVMGFAVVGVFGAFLLFYFVNGPARLNDGFSGKMVFRWSKADLILHWCVAISCLTLIFTGLNIMLGKHVLQPMVGEGSGIWASLIYGSKTIHDWVGPFFIVCWAILVVKWMPHQMLKGYDFKWFLTVGGYFNVGPLKGKHADSGFANAGEKAWFWTLAIFGLFIAISGVMMVLPGLDLPREASMAALLVHGISAILIIAFTIVHIWMATVLSEGGMECMVSGYCDENWAMQHHNLWYDEIKANGTLKYRE; via the coding sequence ATGGTAATCAAATCACTGCGTAGCCTGTTCGCTCTGATGTTGTTGGTCTGTGGTATGGGGCTGTCAGCGACAGCTTTTGCCGCCGATGAACAGTCCAGTCAGCAGCAGGCAACTGCGCAAACCAGCGAAGCCGATCTTTGGCGTGCGGTGCGAGCCGGTGATACCGGAACCACCACTGCCAAAGGGGTGGAGCGGGGCGTGTTGATTAATGTGACCGGGGAGCAGGGTCGGGAGATCCGCAATAAATACGTGACACCCGTAATGGGTTTTGCTGTTGTTGGCGTATTTGGTGCGTTTCTGCTGTTTTACTTTGTGAACGGTCCAGCGCGGTTGAATGATGGCTTTTCCGGCAAGATGGTATTTCGCTGGAGTAAAGCGGATCTCATTCTCCACTGGTGTGTGGCAATTAGCTGTCTGACCCTGATTTTCACTGGTCTCAATATTATGCTGGGTAAGCATGTGTTGCAGCCAATGGTTGGGGAAGGAAGCGGTATCTGGGCATCACTGATCTACGGCTCTAAAACTATCCATGATTGGGTGGGACCATTCTTTATCGTCTGTTGGGCGATATTGGTGGTGAAATGGATGCCACATCAAATGCTCAAGGGCTACGATTTCAAGTGGTTCCTGACCGTTGGTGGTTATTTCAACGTCGGCCCGCTCAAGGGCAAGCATGCCGATTCCGGTTTTGCTAACGCCGGTGAAAAAGCCTGGTTCTGGACGCTGGCAATCTTCGGGTTGTTCATCGCCATTTCCGGGGTAATGATGGTGTTGCCTGGCTTGGATCTGCCACGTGAAGCCTCTATGGCAGCGTTGCTGGTTCACGGTATCAGCGCAATCCTGATCATTGCCTTCACCATCGTGCATATCTGGATGGCTACTGTCCTCAGTGAGGGTGGTATGGAATGTATGGTTTCTGGTTATTGTGATGAAAACTGGGCTATGCAGCACCACAACCTGTGGTATGACGAAATCAAAGCTAATGGCACGCTGAAATATCGCGAATAA
- the fdh3B gene encoding formate dehydrogenase FDH3 subunit beta has protein sequence MAVMKFLCDTKRCIECNGCVTACKNENDSALEWGIQRRRVVTINDGQPGEASISVACMHCTDAPCMAVCPADCFYRTEEGIVLHNKNTCIGCGYCFYACPFGAPQFPKKTAFGSRGKMDKCTFCAGGPEENFSEREHKLYGANRIAEGKLPMCAELCSTKALLAGDAQVVSGIYRERMARRGASPDVIWGYNPKTGVIN, from the coding sequence ATGGCAGTCATGAAATTCTTATGTGACACCAAGCGCTGCATCGAGTGTAACGGTTGCGTCACAGCCTGTAAAAACGAAAACGACTCCGCTCTCGAGTGGGGTATCCAGCGTCGCCGCGTGGTAACCATCAATGATGGTCAGCCCGGCGAAGCCTCCATCTCAGTTGCTTGTATGCACTGTACCGATGCGCCTTGTATGGCAGTTTGCCCGGCAGACTGTTTCTACCGTACCGAGGAAGGCATTGTACTGCATAACAAAAACACCTGTATCGGTTGCGGCTACTGCTTCTATGCTTGTCCTTTCGGGGCGCCTCAGTTCCCGAAAAAGACCGCATTTGGCAGTCGCGGCAAAATGGACAAATGTACTTTCTGTGCGGGCGGTCCGGAAGAGAACTTCTCCGAGCGTGAACACAAATTGTACGGTGCCAACCGTATTGCAGAAGGCAAGTTGCCTATGTGTGCCGAGCTTTGTTCAACCAAAGCGTTGCTCGCCGGTGATGCCCAAGTGGTTTCCGGTATCTACCGTGAGCGTATGGCCCGCCGTGGCGCCAGCCCTGATGTGATCTGGGGATATAACCCCAAGACTGGTGTGATCAACTAA